From a region of the Zingiber officinale cultivar Zhangliang chromosome 4B, Zo_v1.1, whole genome shotgun sequence genome:
- the LOC121978616 gene encoding mannose-specific lectin-like, with protein sequence MAALVTLSAAAVLLGILLPSAMANNNVLYRGDKLLPGESLTEGTYEFIMQDHCKLGLYDNGNDNRRELWSFQFVNGRGCYARLDTDYYFRIYDENGENFTFNTSPGCILVLQRDGNVVIYSRPVWIIPEGEPTNRKIAMVTKN encoded by the coding sequence ATGGCTGCCCTTGTCACGCTCTCTGCTGCTGCTGTCCTCCTCGGAATCCTCCTGCCTTCCGCCATGGCCAACAACAACGTTCTCTATCGCGGCGACAAGCTGTTACCCGGCGAATCCCTCACCGAAGGGACCTATGAATTCATCATGCAGGACCACTGCAAGCTCGGCCTCTACGACAACGGCAACGACAACCGCAGGGAATTGTGGTCCTTCCAATTCGTCAACGGCCGAGGCTGCTACGCCAGGCTCGATACCGACTACTACTTCCGCATCTACGATGAGAATGGCGAAAATTTCACTTTCAACACCAGCCCCGGCTGCATCCTCGTCCTGCAGCGCGACGGCAACGTCGTCATCTACAGCAGGCCTGTATGGATTATCCCTGAGGGTGAACCCACGAACAGGAAGATCGCCATGGTGACTAAAAATTAG